Proteins encoded by one window of Perca fluviatilis chromosome 13, GENO_Pfluv_1.0, whole genome shotgun sequence:
- the LOC120571326 gene encoding uncharacterized protein LOC120571326: MESPESQVTRCTVCCTDHHCPLCPTSIYKPRCRAKVWQHMEVHVKNAIQHEDFFITKCHQACRSGSSDHFHCPFCLKTTIKRQAILRHLQICRPPLHDAQLDTEADCREMGINSQTEECKVGSVNLPHLSTDKLPVLVSICVSVCKENCVCVCVCVCVCVRYMLVKYKDKETQQRDKKARRRERDPPCHSVLTWTTLPAE, from the exons ATGGAGTCACCGGAGTCACAG GTGACACGATGCACGGTGTGCTGTACCGACCATCATTGTCCCCTTTGCCCCACTTCAATATACAAGCCCCGGTGTAGGGCAAAGGTTTGGCAGCACATGGAGGTGCATGTAAAGAATGCCATTCAACATGAAG ATTTCTTCATAACAAAATGCCACCAGGCCTGCAGGAGTGGAAGCAGTGATCACTTTCACTGCCCTTTCTGCCTCAagaccacaataaaaaggcaggcTATACTGAGGCATTTGCAGATCTGTAGGCCACCTCTCCATGACGCTCAGTTGGACACTGAGGCAGACTGCAGAGAGATGGGCATCAATTCCCAGACAGAGGAGTGCAAAG TGGGGTCTGTGAACCTACCTCATCTCAGCACCGACAAACTGCCTGTACTGGtgagtatatgtgtgtctgtttgtaaagaaaactgtgtgtgtgtgtgtgtgtgtgtgtgtgtgtgtgtcaggtacATGCTAGTGAAATACAAGGACAAAGAGACCCAGCAGAGAGACAAGAAGGcaagaaggagggagagagacccTCCTTGTCATTCAGTCCTAACCTGGACAACCCTCCCTGCAGA GTAA